The Thermosynechococcus sp. genome has a segment encoding these proteins:
- a CDS encoding anti-phage-associated DUF1156 domain-containing protein, with amino-acid sequence MNRAATEHAAVVPLSLAEAPAIIERLLPVQKLSAEAYKEQMAVHGKTLTALGSYWKGRKPLILAKACVLGCLLPATDDPKRDLEIFEMLMGMDERSFAARAKRRPKPKEILGKLSLARIRDYFEVTPDDALPQSSPVDWSNPAYAKAKVAWRKDLPESERRRLEAQMLPKVPYRTLVEGSYRPEEVPDVHDHIWEEVNAHLGTQARSFPELVEQLGIMRFGHRPRVADTFCGSGQIPFEAARLGCDVYASDLNPVACMLTWGAFHIVGGTPEARAQLERDQQALVEKVQTEIDRLGIEEDGRGWRAKAFLYCVEARCPQTGWMVPLLPTLVVSKGYRVIAELVPDPANKRYDIAIRSGVSDAELQAAEKGTVRSDGRGQDPYLVHTVDGREYRTKISTLRGDYRKPDGTTGNRLRLWEKHDFKPRPDDIFQERLYCIQWMRPKGSGKSYEYEFRAVTEEDLARERIVEEYVAQHLAEWQEKGFVPDMRIEPGDKTDEPIRTRGWTHWHHLFNPRQLLLGALINRERRAGVKLIVAQCVDWNARLCTWNRFGGGGGIVQHTFTNQALNTLFDYACRGFAYTLGFLVPSYRSFPLNHVARTVANISADQINEHVDTFITDPPYGDAVKYEEILEFFIAWLRKNPPPEFANWVWDSRRALAIQGEDEDFRRKMVAAYRRMTECMPDNGLQVIMFTHQSGAIWADMANIVWAAGLQVTAAWYVVTETDSALREGSYVKGTVLLVCRKRKGERKTTRDDLAWEIQEEVEKQVQALTGLNQEARGLYRDENVFADADLQMAGYAAALRCLTRYARIDGRDMTTEALRPRVKGETTFVDELIAFAVDTANGCLVPQGIDRRLWEKLSGAERFYLKMLDLEARGVHTLDNYQNFAKAFKVRNFYALMGDRRANHARLKSAVEFGRAEMGEGSELYGSLLRAVLYALMELQQEVDTDQVLAHLTHNVPDYYGDLTQRERIIAVADYLAGRLKFVRPEEASAARVLAEAVRNQRIG; translated from the coding sequence ATGAACCGCGCCGCCACCGAGCACGCCGCCGTCGTGCCGCTCTCGCTTGCCGAGGCGCCCGCCATCATTGAGCGGCTGCTGCCGGTGCAGAAGCTCTCGGCCGAGGCGTACAAGGAGCAGATGGCGGTGCACGGCAAGACCCTCACCGCCCTCGGCTCCTACTGGAAGGGGCGCAAGCCGCTGATCCTCGCCAAGGCCTGCGTGCTGGGCTGCCTGCTGCCGGCCACCGACGACCCCAAGCGCGACCTCGAGATCTTCGAGATGCTCATGGGCATGGACGAGCGCTCGTTTGCCGCCCGCGCCAAGCGCCGGCCGAAACCGAAGGAGATCCTCGGGAAACTGTCGCTCGCACGCATCCGCGACTACTTCGAAGTCACGCCCGACGACGCGCTGCCGCAGTCGTCGCCGGTGGACTGGTCCAATCCGGCCTACGCCAAGGCCAAGGTCGCCTGGCGCAAGGACCTTCCTGAATCCGAGCGTCGCCGGCTCGAGGCGCAGATGCTGCCCAAGGTTCCGTATCGCACGCTCGTCGAAGGGAGTTACCGGCCCGAAGAGGTGCCGGACGTCCACGACCACATCTGGGAGGAGGTCAACGCGCACCTCGGCACCCAGGCGCGTTCCTTTCCGGAGCTCGTCGAGCAGCTGGGCATCATGCGCTTCGGCCACCGGCCGCGCGTGGCCGATACCTTCTGCGGCTCGGGGCAGATCCCGTTCGAGGCGGCGCGGCTGGGCTGCGACGTCTACGCCTCCGACCTCAACCCCGTGGCCTGCATGCTCACCTGGGGGGCGTTTCACATCGTCGGCGGCACGCCCGAGGCGCGCGCGCAGCTCGAGCGCGACCAGCAGGCGCTGGTCGAGAAGGTGCAGACCGAGATCGACCGTTTGGGGATCGAGGAAGACGGCCGCGGCTGGCGGGCGAAGGCGTTCCTCTACTGCGTCGAGGCCCGCTGCCCGCAGACCGGCTGGATGGTGCCGCTGCTGCCCACGCTCGTCGTGAGCAAGGGCTACCGGGTCATTGCCGAGCTGGTGCCCGACCCGGCGAATAAGCGCTACGACATCGCCATCCGTTCGGGGGTGAGCGACGCGGAGCTCCAGGCGGCAGAAAAGGGCACGGTGCGCTCCGACGGGCGCGGCCAGGACCCGTACCTGGTGCACACCGTGGACGGGCGCGAGTACCGCACCAAGATCTCGACCCTGCGCGGCGACTACCGCAAGCCGGACGGCACCACCGGCAACCGCCTGCGCCTGTGGGAGAAACACGACTTCAAACCGCGGCCGGACGATATCTTCCAGGAGCGGCTCTACTGCATCCAGTGGATGCGGCCGAAGGGGTCAGGCAAGAGCTACGAGTACGAGTTCCGCGCCGTGACCGAGGAGGACCTCGCGCGCGAGCGCATCGTGGAGGAGTACGTGGCGCAGCACCTGGCCGAGTGGCAAGAGAAGGGCTTCGTGCCCGACATGCGCATCGAACCGGGGGACAAGACCGACGAGCCGATCCGCACGCGCGGCTGGACCCACTGGCACCACCTGTTCAACCCAAGGCAGTTGCTGTTGGGGGCGCTGATCAACCGCGAGCGTCGGGCTGGAGTCAAGTTAATCGTAGCGCAATGCGTCGACTGGAACGCTCGACTATGCACTTGGAATCGGTTTGGAGGCGGTGGCGGGATTGTTCAGCACACTTTTACTAATCAGGCGCTTAATACTCTGTTTGACTACGCCTGCCGGGGATTCGCCTACACGCTTGGCTTCCTGGTTCCGAGCTATCGCTCGTTCCCACTGAACCATGTGGCAAGGACCGTCGCCAACATCTCAGCCGATCAGATCAACGAGCACGTCGACACCTTCATCACCGACCCCCCCTACGGCGACGCAGTGAAGTACGAGGAGATCCTCGAGTTCTTCATCGCCTGGCTGCGCAAGAACCCGCCTCCGGAGTTCGCGAACTGGGTCTGGGACAGCCGCCGCGCGTTGGCCATCCAGGGCGAAGACGAGGATTTCCGCCGCAAGATGGTCGCGGCCTACCGGCGCATGACCGAGTGCATGCCGGACAACGGCCTGCAGGTCATCATGTTCACCCACCAGTCGGGCGCCATCTGGGCCGACATGGCGAACATCGTCTGGGCCGCGGGCCTGCAGGTGACCGCCGCCTGGTACGTGGTGACCGAGACCGATAGCGCCCTGCGCGAAGGCAGCTACGTGAAGGGCACGGTGCTGCTGGTGTGCCGCAAGCGCAAAGGCGAACGCAAGACCACGCGCGATGACCTCGCCTGGGAGATCCAGGAGGAGGTGGAAAAGCAGGTGCAGGCACTCACGGGCCTCAACCAGGAGGCGCGGGGGCTGTACCGCGACGAGAACGTCTTCGCGGACGCCGACCTGCAGATGGCCGGTTACGCCGCGGCCCTGCGTTGCCTGACCCGCTACGCTCGCATCGACGGCCGCGACATGACCACCGAGGCGCTGCGGCCGCGGGTGAAGGGCGAGACCACCTTCGTGGACGAGCTGATCGCCTTCGCGGTGGACACCGCCAACGGCTGCCTCGTGCCGCAGGGCATCGACCGGCGGCTCTGGGAGAAGCTCTCGGGCGCCGAGCGCTTTTATCTCAAGATGCTTGACCTCGAAGCACGTGGCGTGCACACGCTCGACAACTACCAGAACTTCGCCAAGGCCTTCAAGGTGCGCAACTTCTACGCGCTGATGGGCGATCGGCGCGCCAATCACGCGCGGCTCAAAAGCGCCGTCGAGTTCGGCCGCGCCGAGATGGGCGAGGGCTCGGAGCTGTACGGTTCGCTCCTGCGCGCCGTGCTCTATGCGCTGATGGAACTGCAACAGGAAGTGGACACCGACCAGGTGCTGGCGCACCTGACGCACAACGTGCCCGACTACTACGGCGACCTGACCCAGCGCGAGCGCATCATCGCAGTGGCCGATTATTTGGCTGGTCGGCTGAAGTTCGTGCGTCCCGAAGAGGCGAGCGCGGCGCGCGTGCTGGCCGAGGCGGTGCGCAACCAGCGGATTGGCTGA
- a CDS encoding phospholipase D-like domain-containing anti-phage protein yields the protein MSGIRRFSSRRQRLDHAFLNERLRGARAYRRIAGYFRSSIFELVGEEIAQIPKVQVVCNSELDAADLIVARHARETALKEHWNQAVPEVEALLHRNRYRRLHALLTSGRLEIRVVPKDRVFIHGKAGVIELADGSKTCFLGSINESKSAFAENYEILWEDPSPEGVAWLEEEFAALWAEAYPLPEAIVEEVERIAKRVEIRFGDAAPAELPAAALAEAPIYRGGEQLQPWQRSFVTIFLEHRETYGKARLLLADEVGLGKTLSLAASALVAALLQDGPVLILCPATLTLQWQVELADKLGIPSMVWSSAKKVWLDHKGHEIRTRGAEDIARCPAQIAIVSTGLIFHDSAERQYLLERRYGTVILDEAHRARRRGGLGSREKEPNNLLDFMLRIGPRTRHLLLGTATPIQTEVRELWDLLRILNSDADFVLGREVFSRWADFEKALPLVKGEVNPPDEREAWEWVRNPLPPAREHPLFGTLRLQLGVADNHFFTDRGFGSLGFLEQQALAEALAPGFLQDHNPIVRHTVLRRRRTLEDAGLLERVGVDVHPDPDAPPGTYRGVELQGLGLVTNHPFDLAYRAAEAFTEALRKRSKAAGFMKTLLLQRICSSFASGRATAEKMRRREHLEDEEAPLELDGILEGLTNEEAAHLDSIIAELSRPEARDPKIAAVKYFLTEHRTEGKTWLEHGCIVFSQYYDTVRALAAELATALSGEPIAIYAGAGKSGIHRDGDFATVEREEIKAAVRKHEIRLVIATDAACEGLNLQTLGTMINVDLPWNPSRLEQRLGRIKRFGQRRQTVDMLNLVYHDTQDEKVYAALSRRMKDRYDIFGNLPDTIDDEWIENVEKLEAMMDQYLHLRKQARDAFEIRYERQVDPDKNRWELCSRVLARRDIVDALSTPWDSR from the coding sequence ATGAGCGGCATCCGGCGCTTCTCTTCCCGTCGCCAGCGCCTCGATCACGCCTTCCTGAACGAGAGGCTCAGGGGCGCGCGCGCCTACCGCCGCATCGCCGGCTACTTCCGCAGCTCCATCTTCGAGCTGGTGGGCGAGGAGATCGCACAGATCCCGAAGGTGCAGGTGGTCTGCAACAGCGAGCTCGACGCCGCCGACCTGATCGTGGCGCGGCATGCGCGCGAGACCGCGCTTAAGGAACACTGGAACCAGGCGGTGCCTGAAGTCGAGGCGTTGCTGCACCGCAACCGCTACCGGCGGCTGCACGCGCTGCTCACCAGCGGCCGCCTCGAGATCCGTGTGGTGCCCAAGGACCGCGTCTTCATCCATGGCAAGGCTGGTGTCATCGAACTGGCCGACGGCAGCAAGACCTGCTTTCTGGGCTCGATCAACGAAAGCAAGAGCGCCTTCGCCGAGAACTACGAAATCCTCTGGGAGGACCCTTCGCCCGAGGGCGTGGCCTGGCTCGAGGAGGAGTTCGCGGCGCTGTGGGCCGAGGCCTACCCGCTGCCCGAGGCCATCGTTGAGGAAGTCGAGCGCATCGCCAAGCGCGTCGAGATCCGCTTCGGCGACGCGGCGCCCGCCGAGCTACCTGCCGCGGCGCTCGCCGAGGCGCCCATCTACCGCGGCGGCGAGCAACTGCAGCCTTGGCAGCGCTCGTTCGTCACCATCTTCCTGGAACACCGCGAGACCTACGGTAAGGCGCGGCTTTTGCTCGCCGACGAGGTTGGCCTGGGCAAGACGCTCTCGCTCGCGGCCAGCGCCTTGGTCGCGGCCCTGCTCCAGGACGGCCCCGTGCTGATCCTGTGCCCGGCCACCCTCACCTTGCAATGGCAGGTCGAGCTCGCGGATAAGCTCGGCATCCCGAGCATGGTCTGGTCCTCGGCGAAAAAGGTCTGGCTCGACCACAAGGGCCACGAGATCCGCACGCGCGGCGCCGAGGACATCGCCCGCTGCCCGGCGCAGATCGCCATCGTCTCCACCGGCCTCATCTTCCACGACTCGGCCGAACGCCAATACCTGCTCGAGCGCAGGTACGGCACCGTGATCCTCGACGAGGCCCATCGCGCCCGCCGCCGCGGAGGCTTGGGCAGCCGCGAGAAAGAACCGAACAACCTGCTCGATTTCATGTTGCGAATCGGGCCGCGCACGCGACACCTGCTGCTTGGCACCGCCACGCCGATCCAGACCGAGGTGCGCGAGCTGTGGGACCTGCTGCGCATCCTGAACAGCGACGCCGATTTCGTGCTGGGGCGCGAGGTATTCAGCCGCTGGGCGGACTTCGAGAAGGCGCTCCCCCTAGTGAAGGGTGAGGTGAACCCGCCTGACGAGCGCGAGGCCTGGGAGTGGGTGCGCAACCCCCTACCGCCGGCGCGCGAGCACCCCCTGTTCGGGACGCTGCGGCTGCAGCTCGGGGTCGCCGACAACCACTTCTTCACCGACCGCGGGTTCGGCTCGCTCGGGTTCCTCGAGCAGCAGGCGCTCGCAGAGGCGCTCGCCCCCGGCTTTCTGCAGGACCACAACCCCATCGTGCGCCACACGGTCCTGCGTCGCCGCCGCACGCTCGAAGACGCGGGGCTGCTGGAGCGTGTTGGGGTTGACGTGCACCCCGACCCCGATGCCCCGCCCGGAACGTACCGGGGTGTCGAATTGCAGGGGCTCGGACTCGTGACCAATCACCCCTTCGATCTCGCCTACCGCGCGGCCGAGGCCTTCACCGAGGCGTTGCGCAAGCGCTCGAAGGCGGCTGGCTTCATGAAGACCCTGCTGCTGCAGCGCATCTGTTCGAGCTTTGCTTCCGGCCGCGCCACGGCCGAGAAGATGCGCCGGCGGGAGCATCTCGAGGACGAGGAAGCGCCGCTCGAGCTCGACGGCATCCTCGAGGGACTGACGAACGAAGAGGCCGCCCATCTCGATTCGATCATCGCCGAGCTGTCCCGTCCCGAGGCCCGCGATCCCAAGATTGCGGCCGTGAAGTACTTTCTCACCGAGCACCGCACCGAGGGCAAGACCTGGCTCGAGCACGGCTGCATCGTCTTCAGCCAGTATTACGACACCGTTCGCGCCCTCGCGGCCGAGTTGGCCACCGCGCTCTCCGGCGAGCCCATCGCGATCTATGCCGGCGCTGGCAAAAGCGGCATCCACCGCGACGGCGACTTTGCGACCGTGGAGCGTGAGGAGATCAAGGCAGCGGTGCGCAAGCACGAGATTCGGTTGGTGATCGCAACCGACGCAGCGTGCGAGGGGCTGAACCTGCAGACGCTGGGCACGATGATCAACGTGGACCTGCCCTGGAACCCATCGCGGCTCGAGCAGCGGCTCGGCCGCATCAAGCGTTTCGGCCAGCGGCGGCAGACGGTGGACATGCTCAATCTCGTCTACCACGACACACAGGACGAGAAGGTCTATGCGGCGCTTTCGCGGCGCATGAAAGACCGTTACGACATCTTCGGCAACCTGCCGGATACCATCGACGACGAGTGGATCGAAAACGTCGAGAAGCTCGAGGCGATGATGGATCAGTACCTGCACTTGCGGAAGCAGGCGCGTGACGCTTTCGAGATCCGCTACGAACGCCAGGTGGATCCAGACAAGAACCGGTGGGAGCTCTGCTCCCGCGTTCTCGCAAGGCGGGACATCGTGGATGCGCTCTCAACGCCTTGGGATTCTCGATAA
- a CDS encoding winged helix-turn-helix domain-containing protein produces MQVNEVNTAFEILLEEIELVANQLNEDGAQAFKEGNYDTARRAIEEADRLVEFRDKVKALQKEWASLLARTPQRPKKASREVKSRLPRGLRTPEDTFRRPILESLVELGGEAPTGKVLDLLEKKMRAELTKYDLQPLPSDPKSIRWRNTAQWCRNTLVREGLMKQDSPHGTWEISDLGRKALKDESPIA; encoded by the coding sequence ATGCAGGTCAATGAAGTCAACACCGCTTTCGAGATCTTGCTCGAAGAGATCGAGCTAGTCGCCAACCAACTCAACGAAGACGGGGCACAAGCCTTCAAGGAAGGCAATTACGATACGGCGCGCCGCGCCATAGAGGAAGCGGATCGTCTCGTGGAGTTCCGCGACAAGGTCAAGGCGCTTCAAAAAGAATGGGCTTCTCTCTTGGCAAGGACACCGCAGCGCCCAAAGAAGGCGAGCCGCGAGGTCAAAAGCCGTTTGCCGCGGGGACTTCGTACCCCAGAGGACACCTTTCGCCGCCCTATTCTGGAGTCGCTCGTCGAGCTCGGTGGAGAAGCCCCGACTGGCAAGGTTTTGGACCTTCTTGAGAAGAAAATGCGCGCCGAGCTGACGAAATACGACCTTCAGCCGTTGCCATCGGATCCTAAGTCCATTCGTTGGCGCAACACGGCCCAGTGGTGCCGCAATACCCTGGTTCGCGAAGGTTTGATGAAGCAAGATTCTCCCCACGGGACTTGGGAGATCTCGGACTTAGGGCGGAAGGCATTGAAAGATGAAAGCCCGATCGCGTGA
- a CDS encoding DUF3644 domain-containing protein: MKARSRELLNRAIAAMVAAIDVYNKPDFRYRAESFTILALNAWELLLKAKWLAMNRNRLSSLYVRQGGGSKRPRYKRTRSGSPFTHSADYLAKKLTEQKVLDEACRKNLEALAELRDTVVHFYHNSPELAERVQEIGMATVKNFAAAVQDWFKENLSRFNFYLMPLSFVAPPRTAEAVELNKEEKDFLRYVNRLDSGDSDPNGKYSVTINIELRFVRSKSVSANPVRVTNDPNAPALRLTDEQIRERYPWDYRRLTEECKQRYANFKVDKKYHQLRKSWESDQRFAHVRHLDPQKPESPKKIFYSQAILSEFDKQYEPRLT; the protein is encoded by the coding sequence ATGAAAGCCCGATCGCGTGAGCTGCTCAACCGCGCCATTGCTGCCATGGTGGCGGCGATTGATGTGTACAACAAACCCGATTTCCGCTACCGCGCCGAGTCGTTCACGATTCTAGCGCTCAACGCCTGGGAACTTCTGCTGAAAGCCAAATGGCTGGCGATGAACAGGAACCGCTTGAGCAGTCTCTACGTGCGCCAGGGAGGTGGCAGTAAGCGGCCGCGATACAAGCGCACGCGTTCCGGAAGCCCGTTCACCCACAGCGCCGATTACCTGGCAAAGAAGCTCACCGAGCAAAAAGTGCTCGACGAAGCTTGCCGGAAGAATCTGGAAGCGCTCGCAGAGCTGCGCGACACAGTGGTTCACTTCTATCACAACAGTCCTGAGCTTGCGGAGCGGGTTCAGGAGATCGGCATGGCCACCGTCAAGAACTTCGCCGCGGCTGTGCAGGATTGGTTCAAAGAGAATCTCTCCCGCTTCAACTTCTATCTCATGCCGCTTTCTTTTGTGGCACCGCCCCGGACGGCGGAAGCCGTGGAGCTAAATAAGGAAGAAAAGGACTTTCTCCGTTATGTGAACAGGTTGGATAGCGGCGACAGTGACCCCAATGGGAAGTACTCCGTGACGATCAACATCGAGCTGCGGTTCGTCCGCTCCAAATCTGTATCAGCAAACCCTGTTCGTGTCACCAACGACCCGAACGCTCCGGCTCTCCGCTTGACCGACGAACAAATTCGCGAGCGTTATCCATGGGATTACCGAAGACTCACAGAAGAATGCAAGCAGCGCTATGCAAATTTCAAAGTCGACAAAAAATATCACCAGCTTCGCAAGTCATGGGAGAGCGATCAGCGATTTGCTCATGTCCGGCACTTGGATCCTCAGAAGCCGGAATCGCCGAAAAAGATATTCTACAGTCAGGCGATACTGTCAGAGTTTGATAAGCAATACGAGCCTCGCCTTACCTGA
- a CDS encoding LON peptidase substrate-binding domain-containing protein: MAFSSIAVRELPIFPLPDVVLFPGRPLPLHIFEFRYRIMMNTILESDRRFGIVMWDPQTGRPATVGCCAEVRRYERLPDDRMLIDSLGQQRFRILDYVREKPYRIGLVEWIEDEPTSIDLRPLAQEVRQLLEDVVRLSAKLTEQPMELPPDVPTAALELSYWIASNFRGVAQEQQRLLELQSTYDRLLREAEILTTTRNHLAARTVLKETFK; the protein is encoded by the coding sequence ATGGCTTTTTCCTCCATTGCCGTTCGCGAACTCCCCATCTTTCCTTTGCCGGATGTCGTGCTCTTTCCGGGACGACCACTGCCGCTCCATATTTTTGAATTTCGCTACCGCATCATGATGAATACAATTCTGGAGAGCGATCGCCGATTTGGCATCGTGATGTGGGATCCGCAAACGGGACGACCAGCCACGGTGGGCTGTTGTGCAGAAGTGCGTCGCTACGAACGGCTGCCCGATGACCGCATGCTCATTGATTCTCTGGGTCAGCAGCGGTTTCGCATCCTTGACTATGTGCGCGAAAAACCCTACCGCATTGGGCTGGTGGAGTGGATCGAGGATGAACCCACCAGCATTGATCTGCGCCCCTTGGCCCAAGAAGTGCGTCAACTGCTTGAGGATGTGGTGCGCCTCTCGGCAAAACTGACGGAACAACCCATGGAACTGCCCCCCGATGTGCCCACCGCTGCCCTGGAGCTGTCCTATTGGATTGCCAGTAATTTTCGCGGTGTCGCTCAGGAGCAGCAACGCCTTTTGGAGCTACAGTCCACCTACGATCGCCTGCTGCGGGAAGCGGAAATTTTAACCACCACCCGCAATCATTTGGCGGCCCGTACCGTCCTCAAGGAAACCTTCAAATAG
- the rpmB gene encoding 50S ribosomal protein L28: MSRVCQLTGKKANNAYAISHSHRRTKKLQEVNLQWKRVWWPEGKRWVRLRLSTKAIKTLERKGLSAFAKEAGLDLNKL, translated from the coding sequence ATGAGCCGCGTTTGTCAACTAACTGGAAAAAAAGCCAATAACGCCTACGCTATTTCCCACTCCCATCGGCGGACCAAAAAACTACAGGAAGTGAATTTGCAATGGAAACGGGTGTGGTGGCCAGAGGGCAAGCGTTGGGTGCGACTGCGCCTCTCTACCAAAGCCATTAAAACCCTCGAGCGCAAAGGCCTGAGTGCGTTTGCCAAAGAAGCGGGGTTGGATCTTAACAAACTCTAG
- a CDS encoding M15 family metallopeptidase produces MAHKPYTSIPIQECGEPLVPIPDSFLKLHPHPYQSLGAPYGQASPFWLRSGVLAALERAQAFLKPHGWQLAIFDAYRPIAVQQFMVAHTFSALCQERGHDAQQLEPAIATEIWQQVYRFWAVPSLDPAKPPPHSTGAAVDLTLADREGRLLEMGGAIDEISERSLPDFYDRHPEGTSAACFAQRRQVLYQAMSDAGFQRHPNEWWHFSLGDQLWAWQRQQQTNQRDIIARYGRIDF; encoded by the coding sequence ATGGCCCATAAGCCCTACACGAGTATCCCGATTCAAGAGTGTGGGGAACCCTTGGTGCCCATTCCCGATTCATTTCTGAAGCTGCACCCCCATCCCTATCAGTCCCTGGGTGCTCCCTATGGCCAAGCCTCCCCCTTTTGGTTACGCTCGGGTGTTCTTGCCGCCCTGGAGCGGGCCCAAGCGTTCCTAAAACCCCACGGTTGGCAATTGGCAATTTTTGATGCCTATCGCCCCATTGCCGTACAGCAGTTCATGGTGGCGCATACCTTTAGTGCCCTCTGTCAAGAACGGGGGCATGATGCGCAGCAACTTGAGCCGGCGATCGCTACCGAGATTTGGCAACAGGTGTACCGCTTTTGGGCGGTGCCCAGCCTAGACCCGGCAAAACCACCGCCCCATAGTACGGGGGCTGCTGTGGATCTCACCCTCGCAGATAGGGAAGGCCGCCTCCTAGAGATGGGCGGTGCGATTGACGAAATTTCTGAGCGATCGCTGCCAGACTTTTACGATCGCCACCCAGAGGGGACCTCTGCCGCCTGCTTTGCCCAGCGCCGCCAAGTTCTCTATCAAGCAATGAGCGATGCCGGTTTCCAGCGCCACCCAAACGAGTGGTGGCACTTTTCCCTTGGGGATCAGTTGTGGGCGTGGCAAAGGCAGCAACAGACTAATCAGCGGGACATCATCGCTCGCTATGGGCGCATCGATTTCTGA
- the psb27 gene encoding photosystem II protein Psb27 — MKRFWAMVCALFLSVSLLLTSCANVPTGLTGNFREDTLALISSLREAIALPDNDPNKKAAQAEARKKLNDFFALYRRDDSLRSLSSFMTMQTALNSLAGHYSSYPNRPLPEKLKARLEQEFRQVELALEREAKS; from the coding sequence ATGAAACGTTTTTGGGCGATGGTTTGCGCGCTTTTCCTAAGTGTGTCACTACTACTGACCAGCTGTGCCAATGTGCCCACGGGGCTAACGGGCAATTTCCGTGAAGATACCCTTGCCCTGATCAGTAGCCTGCGGGAAGCGATCGCCCTGCCCGACAATGACCCCAACAAAAAGGCAGCTCAAGCCGAGGCCCGCAAAAAGCTCAATGATTTCTTTGCCCTCTATCGGCGCGATGACTCGTTGCGATCGCTCTCCTCCTTTATGACGATGCAAACCGCCCTCAACTCCCTGGCGGGTCATTACAGTTCCTATCCCAATCGTCCTCTGCCTGAGAAACTCAAAGCCCGTCTTGAGCAGGAATTTAGGCAAGTCGAGCTAGCGCTGGAGCGCGAAGCGAAATCTTAA
- a CDS encoding NADAR family protein codes for MTIYFYRVKDAYGSFSNFSPHGFTLEGYYWPTAEHYYQAHKFFGTPHEAFGHAIRIAPTPEAAAQLGRSGRYPVHPQWDQLKQAVMWRALVAKFTTHAELRELLLATVDEELVEDSPVDSYWGCGGDRQGSNYLGRLLMHLRHCLRQGADLHVFTPLQDCPFCQMP; via the coding sequence ATGACAATCTACTTTTATCGCGTCAAGGATGCCTACGGCAGTTTTTCCAATTTCTCTCCCCACGGGTTTACCCTAGAGGGCTATTACTGGCCCACAGCAGAGCACTACTACCAAGCCCACAAATTCTTTGGCACTCCCCATGAGGCCTTTGGTCATGCTATTCGCATCGCGCCAACCCCTGAGGCGGCTGCCCAACTAGGCCGCAGTGGTCGCTATCCGGTTCATCCCCAGTGGGATCAGCTCAAACAGGCAGTGATGTGGCGTGCCCTGGTGGCTAAATTTACCACCCATGCCGAGTTGCGGGAACTGCTCTTGGCAACTGTGGATGAAGAATTAGTGGAGGACTCCCCCGTAGATAGCTATTGGGGCTGCGGGGGCGATCGCCAGGGCTCAAACTACCTAGGACGGCTGCTGATGCATCTGCGGCACTGTCTGCGCCAAGGGGCAGATCTCCATGTCTTTACTCCCCTGCAGGATTGCCCCTTTTGTCAGATGCCATGA